TGGTCAACACTTTCATCACTTCGTTCATTCGGTTGCTGACAATCGAAAAATGGGTGTCCAACACGCTGCCGGTTGATTCGCGATAATTTTCCACAGTTTCGATAATTTGCACGATGTGGTCGTATAAATCTGCGATGTATCGTTCGGTTGATTTCCGGACATGGGGCACCTCTTGCCGATGGATCACGGTAACCGTTTCGCGCAGCGGCCACACAGATTTGCGAATCTCGATGATTTGCCGTTTCAGGTAAAACAATTTTTGGATCACCTCTGCATCATGCCCGTTGAGCACTTGTTCTTCAACCGATTCGAGATCGTTTCCCAGCTCTTCGAGCGCGAGGAAATAATTATCCACGATAACATCCAACAGGGCATACATGAGGTAATCTGTGCCGCTTTTGCGGATGCGAACACGCGCCAGCCGGATGCGTTCGCGAACGGGATCGAACACATCGCCGGGAATTTCCTGAAAAGTAATGACTACATCATTTCGCAAAATAATGCTTACCTGCTCGGATAAAATTTGTTTGCGATCATCCGACATGCGCAGCATGTTTACCACAATAAATACAAAATCGTCAAAAATTTCAATTTTGGGGCGTTGACCCGGGCTGAGAATATCTTCTACAACCAATGGGTGAATGTTGTAGTGTTCAGCGATTTTTTCCATCAAATTGATATCGTGCAAACCGATGATGTTGATCCAGCTTACCGTTTGCGTATCTTTAAACAACAACACCTGCTCAACCGTTGCGTGATCTATTTTTTCGTAAAAGTCTTCTTTATAGTTGATTATTTGAATGTCAATTTTATCAGTTCTTTTGCTGCCGGTATAAACCATGCTGCCGGGGGGTAAACCAACTTTCGATTTTCTGCGGGATTTACGGCTCATTGGTATGCTCCTTTATTCTACATTGCATAAACTATTCATTTTTTTGACATTCGCCAAACAATTTTGCTAAATTTAAATCTGCGAAATAAACAAAAGGACGGGCATGACAACAGCGATCAGTTTTTGGGGAAAGCAAGAATTACCGCAAATTGAAACAAAATTGTGGCGGTTCGGGCCGTTGCATGTGTGGCTCAAAACCCGGTACGATGAGCTGTGGATCGCGCATCATCACAGCGAAACCGAAATTGCCGAGCAGCCCGATGATTTAAAATGGGAGCGCTGGACGCTCAAAAAATTACCGCCGGAGCTGCATTTTAAACCGATGCTACCCAACTTACCGGTGGTGGTCAAAACGGAACATCCGTTCCGTGTGGTGCAAAATGTGCAAACCAAAATTTATGTTCGTGTGCCGCTATGGGTCGGGATTGTTTTGGATGGCAATCAGGTGATCGAACTGCCGACGATGCAACTCTCCAAAACCTGGTTCGGTGGTTTTGTTGATGGGGAAATTTGCTATTCGCTGACAACATCTGCCCGGAAAGAAGCGCTATTTGAAAATGAGCGTGCATTTTTGGCAGTATCACCGATACAGATTCTCAACAAATCCGAAGATGAATTGCTGGTGGATAAACTGTGCCACCGCGTTGACCGGCTGAATTTGTATCAGCAGAACGAACGGTTTTGGACAAACGAAACCAAAATTTATTTCCAGGGAAACAACAACATCAGCGATATTGATTATTCCCGAAAAGTACCACAGGAAAGCAGCGGTGCAAAACTGGTTACGCCGGCGCGACTCGGCTCGCACCGAAGTGTTACCGCAAAAACGTTTGATTCAATAAAAGATTTCGCCAAACTGGAATTTCTACACCGATAGGAGCGCAGCATGAACATTTTGGGATTTGATTTATCCGGATTTATGTCCCCGGAGCGAATGACGTTAACGATACGCGTAACACTGCTGTTGCTGTTGGGATTCCCGTTAGTATTTATGATTGGCCGATGGTTGCGCAGCTATGTTACCCATCAGTTTAATCCGCAGCAGGGGATGATTGTCGGGAAAGTATTTCGCTATTCGGGTATCGTCATTTTAACAGTGATGATTTTACGGGAGCTCGGTTTCGAGCTGACGCCGCTGTTGGGCGCTGCCGGTATTGCCGGTATCGCGTTGGGTTTCGCTTCGCAAACGAGCGTTTCGAACGTGATCAGCGGGATATTTTTGATTGCCGAACAACCCTTTGTGGTTAACGATGTGATTCGAATCGGTGAAACGGTCGGGCAGGTGCTTTCCATCGATACACTGTCGGTAAAGCTGCGGACATTTGAAAACCAGTTTGTGCGCATCCCCAACGAAACCATTCTCAAAAGCCAGGTGACGACCATTACCCGTTTCCCGATCCGGCGGGCGGATTTAATGCTGTCTGTTGCTTACAAAGAAGACCTCGATCGTGTAAAAATTGTTTTAAAAGAGATTGCCGACAAAAACACCCGCTGCCTGCAGGAGCCGGAACCGTTGATCATTTTTGAAGGATTTGGCGAATCGTCCATCAACATCCGGTTTGCGGTGTGGGCGGAAAGCGCACAATGGCTCACGTTACGTAACGAAATGTATGAAACCATCAAAAAACGATTTGAGGAAGAAGGCATCGAAATTCCCTTCCCGCACCGGTCTATTTATGTTGGTTCGGCCACCAAACCGTTTCCGGTGGAAATGCATTCGCCGAATGGCGCTGAGGAAAAGAGCTGAGCATTGCAGTTGGCACGCTGTTTTTTATTTGCCACGGCGTTACGGAGAACACCGAGAAAAAAACACATTTCGAGTTAATAATTGCCGGAAGCAGATGGTTGTTTGCGCACAACCGATGTGGTTGTGCGCTGTTGTGCGCCATCATTGCGCACATCTGATGTGACGCTGCGCTGTTGAGAAACATCATTACACGAATCGGAACTGACGCTGCGCAGTTGTAAAAAATCGACCCGCACATCTGAAATGACGTTGCGCGGTAGTGAAACATTACTTCGCACATTGGAAGTGACACTGCGCGATTGAGAAACATGATTGCGCACATAACTGAAGACAAATACCAAATACCAAATACCAAAAGTCAAAAGTCAAAAGCCGGAAACCGGAAAAAAGCAGGAAACCGCAATGTCTGAAAATGCAGCCAGAAAAATTTGGGTTGATGCCGATGCCTGCCCGAAAGTGATCAAGGATATTCTGTTTCGTGCGGCGGAAAGGGTGAAAATACCGATCGTTTTGGTGTCGAATTTATATCTGCGGGTGCCGCCCTCCGATTTTATTTCTGCGATACAGGTGCCCGGCGGCTTTGATGTGGCGGATGATTACATCGTTGCGCAGGTCCAGTCCGGTGAACTGGTGATTACGGCGGATATCCCGTTGGTGAAACAAATCATCGAGAAAAACGCGCTGGCGCTGAGCCCGCACGGCAAGCTGTTTACGCAGGGAAACGTAAACGATGCCCTGTTGATGCGGAATATGAAAGAAGAATTGCGGATGAGTGGGGTGGATACCGGCGGTCCGCAGCCGTTCAGCATGAGCGACCGGGAAGCATTTGCCAATCGGCTGGATAGTATTTTGAGAGGATGGCAGGGTAAACAACCGTTAGTTCCGGCTGTTTGGAAATGGCAATGTTCGGCTGTGAACCCGGAAGCGGGGCTTCGCAATTTGTGACTGCATATTCTCACCGCATGCTGATTTCAACGCCGATGGCGTGGCTGGTGAATTTATAAGGATAATTGCTTAAATCCCTGCCATAGCCGTTATCGAATTGATAAAAAACCGGCAGCGATCCCAATAGTTTGAGATACACCTTTGCCCAAAAGCTCGGGTGAAAATCGGATGTTAAATACCCGTGCCTGAAACCGATGCTGAATGATGGATCATAGACCAGAAAATGTTCCCGCCAGACATTAAAATGGCGGCTGTTGCCCTGCCAATGGATGCTATAGCGAAAACCGTCATAATCCCGGATAGTGGTTTTGCCATCCAGCTCCGGATCGTAGAAAATATTATCTTCCAGATTCTGGTTTCCCGGATCGAGCGTGCCGTGTTTAAAAAACCACCGCAAATGGATATTGACCGATAATAGGGCGTTGGTGCCCAAAATCGCCGGCTTTTTGAGCACCCATTCCGTGTATAAATAATTCCAGCCCATACTTGCCCAGTCTTCCACATTGTATTGATAATATTTCAGGTTGTCCCCGGAAACATCGGGTCCGTGAATGCTGTCCGCAAATGCCTGTTTGAAGTATTCGTATGATCGTTTATTGGAAATAAACTGTCCGTTGGACTCGTGCCCGAGCCCGATAATGGCTTTCACTTTGTAGGGATTTACGGCGTGTTCTGTGAACAGGTAGATCAGGGGATTTTGTTTTCGGGAAATGACCGGACCGGAATCTTTTGTGCCGAAATAGAAATCATAAACGCCGATATACCCGACGGAAATACCGGTTTCGCCCCATACCTTGTCTTCCTTGAATGGCCAGATGGTGTAATTCGGGGTCAGCGTAAACCGATAGGCGGCATCGCTCAAATAGGGCTGGTTGCGGTGAATATCCGGTATGTTAAACTCAATTTTAGTCCCGCCTTCCAGACCCAGTTTGCTATAGTCCGGTTTTACTTTTTCCTCGCCAAATAACGGGATACTCAAGATCAGGCAGATAAGCAGCAGTGGATGTTTCATTGGTTCTTCCGGAGTATGGTTTAAATATATGTGGAAACATAAATAACGAATGTAAGGGCTAAAGTATAAATGTACTGATGTTACTCAAAACATCCGATTATCGATAAATCAGCATCCTGAGATATGCCGAAGTAACAGCGGAACGCATGTATGCGTTCCCTACGAATAAAACCGCTGCTATTGTAGGGTTCGCACATGTGCGAACCGAATTTTTGTCACCGCGTAACATCAGTTAATAACTTAGAATTTTCGCCGTTTTAGTCTAACACGGTAACTTTTTGACGTCAAAAATTGCGTCTTTCAGGAAAATAAATAGGCAAATATTCAACCGCTGCCGCTTTCTGAAGCGTATTAATGATGAACAAAATTGCTTTCACAAAAACTCAAGTTGCTTTATTGTAAAACATAAAGTATACTTATTACGTGGTTAAAAACAAACAACCGATCCGTTTAAACGATACGTTTTAAAATTTTTTTAAAATCACCTACATTTTTTGTCTTCAAATTTTAATACATCTGACAGTAATTAATGGTTCTCGTATTCTAATAGAACTTATTTGCTGCACAAATATTTAGGAGATTATGGAGCAAATGGAAAATCTCAGAATTTTAATTATTGAAGACAATGAGGATGATGCCACATTATTATCATTACTATTAGGCAAATTAACTTTTTACAACCTGAATATAAAATGGGCAAATACTTCAGAAGATGGCATTGTGAATGCCGTACAGTGGAATCCACAGATTGTTTTTGTTGATTATAGATTAGACACTTTGAACGGTCTGGAAGTTATACGAAAGATACAACAACACAATCCCGAACCGGATTTAATTTTAGTCACCGATTATGCAACTGAGTCTATCTTGGCTGAGACCATTCAATACGGCATAGATGATTTTGTGGTAAAAAATAAACTATCGATCAATTTACTGGATGAAGTTGTCAAGCGTTCGCTTCTTCGAACAAAAAAGCGAATCAAGCAATTAAATGTTCTGCTGGTTGATGATAATTTAGATGATCTGGAATTGATGTCAACCCTGTTTCAACGGTTAAAAAGTTGGAATTTTAACATCGAGGTTGCCCAAAGCGGTCAGGAAAGCTTGCAAAAGGTTGAAAAAAGTCAACCGGATATTGTATTTATTGATTATCAGCTTGATGGTTATATTCGAACAGATTTGATAAAGTCTATGAATAAAATTGCTCATAGCGCTTCGTATGTCTTAATCTCAAATCATGATAGTCTTGATATGTTATTAGATGCGTTGAAATCCGGCGCAACCGATTTCGTTCCAAAAGAAAAATTGAGCATGGAATCACTTGAAAATACGTTAAAACTACTGATCAATAAAAAAATGAATTTTATAAATGAGGAAATCAAAAAAGAAAAGCGAACTGCTTAAGCATTAAATAAAACGGAATAAAGTTAGTGAACTGCACCTGATGGTTTGGGAAGTCGCGCCGGAACGATACATGAATAATGAAACCATACTGAAATACGCCTTACTTGCCGGAGCTGTCTATTTTTGTTGTGTGTCCATTGCTCATTTTACCGGCACCAAAATCCCCGGTTTATTTGTGTATTACAACATTCCGTCCTACCAATACCAGGATACCATCATTGCTTTTCTGGCGTTTGGCTGGTCTGCATTTTTATATGCAGGTTCTCAACAGCCGGAGATCATTCGACCCATCTTGTTATCCGCTTTGGTAGCGTTGGTCGGCTTGATTTACAATACCGTATCAACCGATTTTGATGCTATAACAGGTGCTGCAACCGATTCA
The window above is part of the Calditrichia bacterium genome. Proteins encoded here:
- the corA gene encoding magnesium/cobalt transporter CorA, which gives rise to MSRKSRRKSKVGLPPGSMVYTGSKRTDKIDIQIINYKEDFYEKIDHATVEQVLLFKDTQTVSWINIIGLHDINLMEKIAEHYNIHPLVVEDILSPGQRPKIEIFDDFVFIVVNMLRMSDDRKQILSEQVSIILRNDVVITFQEIPGDVFDPVRERIRLARVRIRKSGTDYLMYALLDVIVDNYFLALEELGNDLESVEEQVLNGHDAEVIQKLFYLKRQIIEIRKSVWPLRETVTVIHRQEVPHVRKSTERYIADLYDHIVQIIETVENYRESTGSVLDTHFSIVSNRMNEVMKVLTIISTIFIPLSFLAGVYGMNFDTSQPMNLPELGYQYGYLTFWGVCVVLVIGLLFYFRNKRWL
- a CDS encoding mechanosensitive ion channel family protein; the protein is MSPERMTLTIRVTLLLLLGFPLVFMIGRWLRSYVTHQFNPQQGMIVGKVFRYSGIVILTVMILRELGFELTPLLGAAGIAGIALGFASQTSVSNVISGIFLIAEQPFVVNDVIRIGETVGQVLSIDTLSVKLRTFENQFVRIPNETILKSQVTTITRFPIRRADLMLSVAYKEDLDRVKIVLKEIADKNTRCLQEPEPLIIFEGFGESSINIRFAVWAESAQWLTLRNEMYETIKKRFEEEGIEIPFPHRSIYVGSATKPFPVEMHSPNGAEEKS
- a CDS encoding YaiI/YqxD family protein, which produces MSENAARKIWVDADACPKVIKDILFRAAERVKIPIVLVSNLYLRVPPSDFISAIQVPGGFDVADDYIVAQVQSGELVITADIPLVKQIIEKNALALSPHGKLFTQGNVNDALLMRNMKEELRMSGVDTGGPQPFSMSDREAFANRLDSILRGWQGKQPLVPAVWKWQCSAVNPEAGLRNL
- a CDS encoding response regulator — protein: MEQMENLRILIIEDNEDDATLLSLLLGKLTFYNLNIKWANTSEDGIVNAVQWNPQIVFVDYRLDTLNGLEVIRKIQQHNPEPDLILVTDYATESILAETIQYGIDDFVVKNKLSINLLDEVVKRSLLRTKKRIKQLNVLLVDDNLDDLELMSTLFQRLKSWNFNIEVAQSGQESLQKVEKSQPDIVFIDYQLDGYIRTDLIKSMNKIAHSASYVLISNHDSLDMLLDALKSGATDFVPKEKLSMESLENTLKLLINKKMNFINEEIKKEKRTA